The Bifidobacterium eulemuris genome includes a window with the following:
- a CDS encoding alpha/beta hydrolase: MRYFERAITGIDGSEALLVGYCIDNSPEVDPNRRRPSVLVVPGGGYAMTSDREAEPIALKFVAAGCNAFVLRYSVAPSLYPTALVEAAEAMRLIRANADEWHVDPGKVAVIGFSAGGHLAANLATTAGDDDLRAQGYDPDAVRPNALMLAYPVVTSGPFAHRGSFEMVLGERQNDPAALEALSIEKHIDAKTPPVFVWHTMTDDTVPVENTLLLIQACKAAGVSVEAHLFPEGGHGLALGTEETAWGGQGNVFPCVQVWPTLAADWLARTFDGAAR; this comes from the coding sequence ATGCGATATTTCGAACGCGCCATCACCGGCATCGACGGCAGCGAGGCGCTGCTCGTCGGCTACTGCATCGACAACAGCCCGGAGGTGGATCCGAACCGCCGACGCCCGTCGGTGCTGGTCGTTCCCGGAGGCGGCTATGCGATGACCTCCGACCGCGAGGCCGAGCCGATCGCGCTCAAGTTCGTCGCCGCCGGATGCAACGCGTTCGTCCTGCGCTATTCGGTGGCGCCCAGCCTCTATCCCACGGCGCTGGTCGAGGCCGCCGAGGCGATGCGTCTGATCCGCGCGAACGCGGATGAATGGCATGTGGATCCGGGCAAGGTGGCGGTGATCGGCTTCTCCGCCGGCGGCCACCTCGCCGCCAATCTCGCCACCACCGCCGGAGACGACGACCTGCGCGCGCAGGGCTATGATCCGGACGCCGTCCGTCCGAACGCGCTGATGCTCGCCTATCCGGTGGTCACCTCCGGCCCGTTCGCCCATCGCGGCAGCTTCGAAATGGTGCTCGGCGAGCGCCAGAACGATCCGGCCGCGCTGGAGGCGCTGTCCATCGAGAAGCATATCGATGCGAAGACGCCGCCGGTGTTCGTCTGGCATACGATGACCGACGACACGGTGCCGGTGGAGAACACGCTGCTGCTGATCCAGGCGTGCAAGGCCGCGGGCGTGAGCGTCGAGGCGCATCTGTTCCCCGAAGGCGGGCATGGTCTGGCGCTGGGCACCGAGGAGACCGCGTGGGGAGGCCAGGGCAACGTCTTCCCCTGCGTCCAGGTGTGGCCCACCCTGGCGGCGGACTGGTTGGCGCGCACCTTCGACGGGGCCGCCAGATAG
- a CDS encoding TetR/AcrR family transcriptional regulator: MVVAAWNGFLDEGTNRPSASRTAVNTVARDVSAGKTFEKRKRMTPEERHLQILEAATKVIAEKGFWGMALQDIADEIGITEAALYHYIRSKDDLLRMVLAEGYDTPDADEFNASSATLTDCDGHRVMFYPRYCLNIVLYNVQRPELVRLFSTLNGEGLTPDHPAHEFFVGRHQRNWELVRSMDWALPDSFDLERFYHMHTLAMSAMDGLQYRWLADNAFDLLEEWIHFSDELFPPREWEGLRDPDEYDADSGRCLLPFTLRSRS; encoded by the coding sequence ATGGTCGTCGCCGCTTGGAACGGATTCCTCGACGAGGGAACGAATCGTCCGTCGGCGTCGCGCACCGCCGTCAACACGGTGGCGCGCGACGTCTCCGCGGGCAAAACCTTCGAGAAGCGCAAGCGCATGACCCCCGAGGAGCGGCATCTGCAGATCCTCGAGGCCGCGACGAAGGTCATCGCCGAAAAGGGCTTCTGGGGCATGGCCCTGCAGGATATCGCCGACGAGATCGGCATCACCGAGGCGGCGCTGTACCATTACATCCGATCCAAGGACGATCTGCTGCGCATGGTGCTCGCCGAGGGCTACGACACTCCGGACGCGGACGAGTTCAACGCCTCGTCGGCCACGCTCACCGACTGCGACGGGCATCGCGTCATGTTCTACCCGCGCTACTGCCTGAACATCGTGCTCTACAACGTGCAGCGTCCGGAATTGGTGCGCCTGTTCTCCACGCTGAACGGCGAGGGTCTGACGCCCGATCATCCCGCCCATGAGTTCTTCGTCGGCCGCCACCAGCGCAACTGGGAGCTGGTGCGTTCGATGGATTGGGCGCTGCCGGACAGTTTCGATCTGGAACGCTTCTACCATATGCACACGCTCGCCATGTCGGCGATGGACGGCCTGCAATACCGCTGGCTGGCGGACAACGCCTTCGATCTGCTCGAGGAGTGGATTCACTTCTCCGACGAGCTGTTCCCTCCACGCGAATGGGAGGGACTGCGCGATCCGGACGAATACGACGCCGATTCAGGCCGCTGCCTTCTGCCGTTTACGCTTCGTTCGCGTTCGTGA